ACGCCGAGGCCGCGACGGTGGCCGCCGCTCGCGCCGCCACCGACGTGCGGGTCCAGGTCGAGCCGATCTGACGTCCCGGAACGGCGCAGCGCCGGCCCTCCCGTGCGGGGAGAGCCGGCGCGCCCGCGGCGGACGGTCAGTTGTTCGGATCGTCGGCGCTGATGTCGGCCAGCACCGACTGTGGTTCGCGCTCGACCGCGAGGTCGCCCATCGAGACCAGGCCGACCAGCCGCCCGTCGTCGATCACCGGCAGCCGGCGTACGGCGTAGGTGCGCATCAGGTCTGCGGCGGCCACCGCGTCGTCGTACTGGCTCACGGTCACCACATCTCGGGTGGTGACCTGGTTCAACCGGGTCGAGCCCGGGTCCATGTTCTCGGCGACACCCCGGACCGTGATGTCCCGGTCCGTGACGATGCCGACCACACTGTCGCCGTCGGTCACCACCACATCACCAATCGCGCTGTCGCGCA
The nucleotide sequence above comes from Micromonospora sp. NBC_00389. Encoded proteins:
- a CDS encoding CBS domain-containing protein; this encodes MTTVGEFMTTRLVTMDGNDTLIAAAQEMRDSAIGDVVVTDGDSVVGIVTDRDITVRGVAENMDPGSTRLNQVTTRDVVTVSQYDDAVAAADLMRTYAVRRLPVIDDGRLVGLVSMGDLAVEREPQSVLADISADDPNN